In Deltaproteobacteria bacterium, the genomic window TAGAGGATACCAGAGCAAAATCCGGTCCCTGCAAGGGTGAGTATTGGGGACTGCCATGGCCCTGCTGGTTAGATACCCATTGCGGCACACCGCTGTTGTATGATTCAAGCAAACCGGTAAAAGATGGCGGACATGACATCAGAGCAAAATGGGGATCTAAGGTGAAAAAAAATAAAACCGGAAAGCATGTGGGAGACAGTCTCCTACGTGGTGACCATCCTGTTCCTCAGGCTACATACAACGGTGTTAAATTTGGCTTGGATCTGAGTTTGACAGCGATAAGGCAAGCGCTGGCTAAGGGTGAACCACCTACCGGAAGAGGTAGGGCGAGGATATGGGCCTGGAACCTGCCAGATCCTGTGCCTGTTCATAGAGAACCCATAGAGTCACCAAGGCCAGATTTAATAGAGAAATATCCTACCTATAAAGATAAGCCCAAATTTTACAGAGTGCTTACGAAATATAAAACCTTACAGCAGCAGAGAAAGAACCTGGGAGATAAGTATCCCATCGTCCTTTCCTCTGGTAGACAGGTAGAACACATGGGTGGTGGAGCAGAGACAAGAAGCTGTCCTTATTTAGTGGAACTTTCTCCCTGCGTATATGTAGAGATTCACCCCAACTTAGCCAAAGAGATAAGCGTAAGAAATGGGGATTTTGTATGGGTAGAGACACTGAGAGGAAGATGCAGGGTAAAGGCGATGGTTACCAAGAGAGTAGCATATGATAAGCTGAGAAAGATAGCATTTATTCCCTATCATTGGGCAGGTGTATTTGAAGGAAAATCCTATGCAGACAGGTATCCCAAGAATCCAGATGGAACACCTACCGTAGCATTGGCAGTGGGTGATTCTGTGAATATTATCACTGTAGATGGTTATGATTATACAACCCAGATGCAGGAGACAAAGGTTGCTCTGTGCAAGATATACAAAGCATAGGAATAGATGATGGAGTTGGAAACGATTAAGAAGAGAAGAGAAATATATGCTTTTCTATCTCGTCTGTTTTTAGAAGCACCGCCTGAAGAATTGGCTGATGATATGGTTAATGGTGATTTCTTCACTCAATTTGAGTCTTTTGTTTTAAACGATGAAATGAAAGAGGGAATAAA contains:
- a CDS encoding formate dehydrogenase subunit alpha, with protein sequence EDTRAKSGPCKGEYWGLPWPCWLDTHCGTPLLYDSSKPVKDGGHDIRAKWGSKVKKNKTGKHVGDSLLRGDHPVPQATYNGVKFGLDLSLTAIRQALAKGEPPTGRGRARIWAWNLPDPVPVHREPIESPRPDLIEKYPTYKDKPKFYRVLTKYKTLQQQRKNLGDKYPIVLSSGRQVEHMGGGAETRSCPYLVELSPCVYVEIHPNLAKEISVRNGDFVWVETLRGRCRVKAMVTKRVAYDKLRKIAFIPYHWAGVFEGKSYADRYPKNPDGTPTVALAVGDSVNIITVDGYDYTTQMQETKVALCKIYKA